The Podospora bellae-mahoneyi strain CBS 112042 chromosome 7, whole genome shotgun sequence genome includes a window with the following:
- the ERF1 gene encoding translation termination factor eRF1 (BUSCO:EOG09262CDO; COG:J; EggNog:ENOG503NU1U) has translation MSDPNANEAEKNIEIWKVKKLIKRLEAARGNGTSMISLIIPPKDQISRAAKMLAEEYGTASNIKSRVNRQSVLSAITSTQQRLKLYNKVPPNGLVVYCGEILTSEGKERKVNIDFEPFKPINTSLYLCDNKFHTEALAELLESDQKFGFIVMDGNGALFGTLSGNTRDIVHKFSVDLPKKHGRGGQSALRFARLREEKRHNYVRKVAELAVQNFITNDKVNVMGIVLAGSADFKNDLNASDMFDQRLATKVIKVVDVSYGGENGFNQAIELASETLGNVKFIQEKKLIGKYFEEISQDTGRICYGVEDTLKALELGAVETLIVFENLEVTRWVLKDSNGAEIIIHSTKQQDAANRDRFMDKETGQEMEVVSQESFLEWIAEHYKDFGTTLEFVSDRSTEGNQFVKGFGGIGGILRYKVNFEQLNEVDDDDEYYDD, from the exons ATGAGCGACCCCAACGCCAacgaggcggagaagaac ATTGAGATAtggaaggtgaagaagttgaTTAAGCGCCTGGAGGCCGCTCGCGGCAATGGCACCAGCATGATCTCCCTCATTATTC CTCCCAAGGATCAGATTTCCCGTGCGGCCAAGATGTTGGCTGAAGAATAC GGTACCGCCTCCAACATCAAGTCCCGTGTCAATCGTCAGTCTGTCTTGTCGGCCATTACCTCTACCCAGCAGCGTCTCAAGCTGTACAACAAGGTCCCTCCCAATGGCCTCGTCGTCTACTGCGGTGAAATCTTGACCTCGGAAGGCAAGGAACGCAAGGTCAATATCGATTTCGAGCCCTTCAAGCCTATCAACACTTCGCTCTACCTCTGTGACAACAAGTTCCATACCGAGGCGCTTGCTGAGCTTCTTGAGTCTGATCAGAAGTTCGGTTTCATTGTCATGGACGGTAACGGAGCTCTGTTCGGCACCCTGAGTGGAAACACCCGTGACATTGTTCACAAGTTCTCGGTCGATCTTCCCAAGAAGCACGGTCGTGGTGGTCAGTCCGCTCTGCGTTTCGCCCGTCTCAGAGAGGAAAAGCGTCACAACTATGTGCGCAAGGTTGCCGAGTTGGCCGTCCAGAACTTCATCACCAATGACAAGGTCAACGTTATGGGTATTGTGCTTGCTGGTTCTGCCGATTTCAAGAACGATCTCAACGCCTCCGACATGTTCGATCAGCGTCTTGCCACCAAGGTCatcaaggttgttgatgtgtcTTATGGTGGTGAGAACGGGTTCAACCAGGCCATCGAGTTGGCTTCTGAGACCCTCGGCAACGTCAAGTTCAttcaggagaagaagctcatcgGCAAGTACTTTGAGGAAATCAGCCAGGATACCGGCCGTATCTGCTACGGTGTCGAGGATACCCTCAAGGCTTTGGAGCTCGGTGCTGTCGAGACTTTGATTGTCTTTGAGAACCTCGAGGTCACGCGCTGGGTCCTAAAGGACAGCAATGGTGCCGAGATTATCATTCATTCTACTAAGCAGCAGGATGCGGCTAACCGGGACCGGTTCATGGACAAGGAGACTGGCCAGGAGATGGAAGTTGTCTCCCAGGAGTCTTTCCTCGAGTGGATCGCCGAGCACTACAAGGATTTTGGTACCACTCTCGAGTTCGTTTCGGACAGGTCGACTGAGGGCAACCAGTTCGTCAAGGGCTTTGGCGGTATCGGTGGTATCCTCCGGTACAAGGTCAACTTTGAGCAGTTGAACGAAgtggatgacgatgatgagtaCTACGACGATTGA
- a CDS encoding hypothetical protein (EggNog:ENOG504HA96; COG:E) — MAEKTKVAFLGPVASYSHQATKLAFPDENTHELIPVKTIREVFDTVQARGTEYGVVPFENSTHGPVSMTLEALADRGDELRDVVVCGEVYLGVHHFLLGKKGGRLEDVRRVYSHPQAFGQTGRWMRRFLPGVEMVEVSSTSKAAEIVATGGDEGWAAVAGEMAGREYGLGVLGERIEDRGDNETRFFVVGRKQEKGEGRGKGKNLVSFCVGSHDEPGALAEVLGCFRERGLNLTSINSVPGLREGMRPFEYLFFVEFEGTGQVDEGERVKGVLEDLESKTKGWRYLGGWESARR; from the exons ATGGCGGAAAAGACAAAAGTTGCCTTTTTGGGCCCGGTGGCTTCGTATTCTCACCAG GCAACAAAATTGGCCTTTCCGGATGAAAACACGCATGAGCTCATCCCCGTGAAGACGATCCGCG AAGTCTTCGACACGGTCCAAGCCAGGGGTACAGAATACGGCGTCGTCCCGTTCGAGAACTCGACCCACGGCCCGGTGTCAATGACGCTGGAAGCGCTGGCTGATCGGGGGGATGAACTGcgggatgtggttgtttgcGGGGAGGTGTACCTGGGGGTTCACCACTTTTTGCTTgggaagaaaggggggaggttggaggatgtgaggagggtgtaTAGTCATCCGCAGGCGTTTGGGCAGAcggggagatggatgaggaggtttttgccgggggttgagatggtggaggttaGTAGTACGTCAAAGGCGGCGGAAATCGTGGCGAcggggggggatgaggggtggGCGGCTGTGGcgggggagatggcgggaCGGGAGTATGGGCTTGGGGtgctgggggagaggattgaGGATAGGGGGGATAACGAGACTCGGTTTTTTGTTGTGGGGAGGAAacaggaaaagggggaggggagggggaaggggaagaatcTGGTCAGTTTTTGTGTGGGATCTCATGATGAGCCGGGTGCGTTGgcggaggtgttggggtgttttagggagagggggttgaacCTGACGAGCATTAATAGTGTTcctgggttgagggaggggatgaggccGTTTGAGTATTTGTTTTTtgtggagtttgaggggacGGGgcaggtggatgagggggagagggtgaagggggttttggaggatttggagagcaagacgaaggggtggaggtatctgggggggtgggagagtgCAAGGAGGtag
- a CDS encoding hypothetical protein (COG:S; EggNog:ENOG503P25Y) gives MRSIRPLLTHHLRLRPPPRLPHLLTPHDQKPYSSSPLPPPPLINPESYLASARQKFVSQPPKIISATLTRSKADQLTLALEDANPAFRQSHGEFEDGDPLPQGYHMVYFEPKMSSYQPMADGTDPYHFPGRPFARRMWVGGEVNFEREYMGCMLLGEGGKETKAECREWVESEGVEVKGGKVFVEVGREYFALTGEEKVKVLTEKRRLVFLRPLEEELARQVERLRLGDKKAVERKKIKVPWRPFFSFSLRPDAQFLSLFSVLTSNAHRIHLDSKYARVEEGYKDVLVHGPLTLVLMLEGLASYLHKSGKEKRRWIKSMSYRNLAPLFKGDEVRVCGALAKSQGGGEGEEEWVVWIEDFEGGLAVKGSATVVGRQVVGP, from the coding sequence ATGCGCTCAATacgccccctcctcacccaccacctccgcctccgtccaccaccacggctcCCTCATCTTCTCACACCTCACGACCAAAAACCatactcttcctcccctttaccaccaccaccattgaTAAACCCCGAATCCTACCTCGCCTCCGCCCGCCAAAAGTTTGtctctcaaccccccaaaatcaTCTCAGCAACCCTCACCCGCTCAAAAGCAGACCAgctcaccctcgccctcgaaGACGCCAACCCCGCCTTTCGCCAATCGCACGGTGAATTCGAGGACGGTGACCCGCTTCCTCAGGGGTATCACATGGTTTACTTTGAACCTAAGATGTCGTCTTACCAGCCGATGGCTGACGGGACAGACCCGTATCATTTCCCGGGGCGGCCTTTCGCAAGAAGGatgtgggttgggggggaggtaaATTTTGAGAGGGAGTACATGGGGTGTATGTTGctgggtgaaggggggaaggaaacAAAGGCGGAGTGTAGGGAGTGGGTTGAgagtgagggggtggaggtgaagggggggaaggtttttgtcgaggtggggagggagtattTTGCTCTGACAGGGGAAGAAAAAGTGAAGGTGCTGAcagagaagaggaggctggtgtttttgaggccgttggaggaggagctggcgcgGCAGGTTGAGAGACTGAGACTGGGTGACAAGAAGGCCGTGGAGAGGAAAAAGATCAAGGTTCCTTGGAGACcgtttttttccttttctcttAGGCCGGATGCCCAGTTTTTGTCGTTGTTTTCTGTCTTGACGAGCAATGCTCATCGGATTCATCTTGATAGCAAGTatgcgagggtggaggaggggtataaGGATGTGCTGGTTCATGGGCCTTTGAcgctggtgttgatgttggagggtCTTGCGTCTTATTTGCACAAGAGtggaaaggagaagaggaggtggataaAGAGTATGAGCTATAGGAACTTGGCGCCGCTGTTTAagggggatgaggtgaggGTTTGTGGTGCTTTGGCCAAGAGTCAAGGGggcggggaaggggaggaggagtgggtggttTGGATTGAGGATTTcgagggggggttggcggtcAAGGGGAGTGCTACTGTTGTTGGTAGGCAGGTGGTGGGGCCGTGA
- the PEX3 gene encoding peroxin (COG:U; EggNog:ENOG503NZ41), which produces MLAATKRWFRRNRTPLAIGAGVIGAGYVVTNYVLGKLQDARERMSSDRIAKENLRRRFEQNQEDCTFTVLALLPTATTNILEAMNTERITYEIQQMKGSALARTKSIGSTSPPSLSAETDDDGRSMFSVSVTSDAGLQTSQLAVPTSIAAAISGDGNVPVDGAQEGDALSVPPKPKKTKRQLWNDLTISSITRAYTLLYTLSLLTMLTRIQLNLLGRRSYLSSVVSLATGSAQQTISLENNDDDGNNPEHYYGSDFEVNRRYLTFSWWLLNRGWVDVMQRVETAVRQVFGHLSPRDTVTIDNFLQLTSNVRTLVEGSSPSSGMGTAWLRFLLPPEKLEDFVLRESGILDDSSPSPSPTGEDITPTSVQLRRLLDETADLIDSPTFSSVLTQILDAGFDTLKGQLAKDVVGVSTITEDMSGFTSRAVLLPKILSVLTRQAHDIGNGMPNRYLQAMEQVRDLEGFAAVVYSSNWQAEIAQDEELEVLQREQQRRNETVAGGGVSGLVREEVRSPGLEGSTVVGGGDESVVVVGQGSQGSFEGAWERAVSPRR; this is translated from the exons ATGTTGGCCGCCACGAAGCGGTGGTTCCGCCGCAACCGAACACCTCTCGCCATCGGTGCTGGTGTTATCGGCGCCGGCTATGTTGTCACCAATTATGTCTTGGGCAAGCTCCAGGATGCACGCGAGCGCATGAGCAGCGATCGCATCGCCAAGGAGAA TCTGCGACGACGATTCGAACAAAACCAAGAGGACTGCACCTTCaccgtcctcgccctcctaCCTACCGCCACGACAAACATCCTCGAGGCGATGAACACAGAGAGAATCACATATGAAATCCAACAGATGAAAGGCTCTGCCTTAGCCAGGACGAAGAGCATCGGATCAACAAGTCCACCCAGCCTTTCCGCAGAGACAGATGACGATGGAAGGAGCATGTTCAGCGTCAGCGTCACGAGTGACGCCGGCTTACAAACAAGTCAGCTTGCCGTCCCAACCTCCATAGCAGCTGCCATCTCAGGGGACGGCAATGTCCCTGTCGACGGTGCCCAAGAAGGCGATGCCCTTTCAGtaccccccaaaccaaaaaagaccaaaaggCAACTCTGGAATGATCTCACCATCAGCT CCATCACCCGAGCCTACACCCTCCTCTACACGCTCTCCCTCTTAACCATGCTAACCCGCATTCAactcaacctcctcggccgccgctCCTACCTCTCCTCGGtcgtctccctcgccaccgGCTCCGCCCAGCAAACCATCTCCCTCGAaaacaacgacgacgacggcaacaATCCCGAGCACTATTATGGTTCCGACTTTGAAGTCAACCGCCGCtacctcaccttctcctggTGGCTTCTCAACCGCGGCTGGGTAGACGTCATGCAGCGTGTAGAGACTGCCGTCCGCCAGGTCTTTggccacctctccccccgCGACACCGTTACAATCGATAACTTCCTCCAACTCACCTCCAACGTCAGAACCCTTGTGGAAggctcctctccctcctcaggAATGGGCACAGCTTGGCTCaggttcctcctccctcccgaaAAGCTTGAGGATTTCGTCCTTCGCGAATCAGGCATCTTGGATgactcctccccgtccccatccccaactgGGGAAGACATCACCCCTACCTCGGTCCAATTACGCCGGTTGTTGGATGAGACAGCCGACTTGATCGACTCCCCCACCTTCTCCAGCGTTCTAACTCAGATCCTCGACGCGGGCTTTGATACTCTCAAGGGGCAGCTGGCCAAGGATGTGGTGGGTGTGTCAACCATAACAGAGGACATGTCCGGCTTCACGTCAAGAGCGGTGCTTCTTCCCAAGATCCTCTCCGTGCTTACGAGGCAGGCGCACGATATCGGGAATGGGATGCCGAACCGGTACTTGCAGGCGATGGAGCAGGTGAGAGATTTGGAGGGTTTTGCTGCGGTGGTGTATTCTTCCAATTGGCAAGCGGAGATCGCgcaggatgaggagttggaggtgCTGCAGAgggagcagcagaggagAAATGAGACCGTCGCTGGGGGTGGCGTAAGTGGTcttgtgagggaggaggtcaGATCACCTGGGTTGGAAGGGTCAACCgttgtggggggtggtgatgagagtgttgttgtcgttgggCAAGGTTCGCAGGGGAGTTTTGAGGGGGCGTGGGAACGGGCTGTGAGTCCGCGGAGGTAG
- a CDS encoding hypothetical protein (EggNog:ENOG503NVUK; COG:S) has translation MNAEGPPEFLLEAFADPNTVRDVVRGILHTIFFMRFFQSIQAATATRDCLGIDLAYVPDSAIETLIDQRATSLARQLDAERPSGGGGRGQITVQFFEKKRRKGTWFGADDELCWERWTIKITVAEPKTESDRAKVRKATETTLRSTVFKIMTYVTGHMDHIPPITESNVNPFPYRIYIGNPPSNQQSPSSQQKAATAAAGVGARVDAVAGGWAKKMGIY, from the exons ATGAACGCGGAGGGTCCGCCCGAGTTTCTGCTCGAAGCATTCGCCGACCCTAACACGGTGCGGGATGTTGTTCGCG GTATTCTGCACACCATATTCTTTATGCGTTTCTTCCAGTCCATCCAGGCTGCCACAGCCACACGCGACTGTCTCGGGATCGACCTCGCCTACGTTCCCGACTCCGCAATCGAGACGCTGATCGACCAGCGCGCAACATCACTCGCACGACAACTAGACGCTGAGCGCCCAtcaggaggaggtggccgCGGTCAGATCACTGTTCAGTTCTTTGAGAAGAAGCGTCGTAAGGGGACCTGGTTCGGGGCCGACGATGAGCTCTGCTGGGAGAGGTGGACCATCAAAATTACCGTCGCTGAACCCAAGACGGAGAGTG ACCGTGCTAAGGTCCGGAAAGCAACCGAAACCACGCTCCGCTCTACCGTCTTCAAGATCATGACCTATGTGACCGGCCACATGGACCAcatccctcccatcaccgAATCCAACGTCAACCCCTTCCCGTATCGCATTTACATTGGTAATCCTCCAAGTAATCAGCAATCACCATCATCGCAACAAAAGGCTgccacggctgctgctggagtcGGAGCTAGAGTCGACGCTGTAGCGGGTGGCTGGGCAAAGAAGATGGGGATCTATTAG
- a CDS encoding hypothetical protein (COG:E; EggNog:ENOG503NXHR), with protein MPSGSMLNYAGIRRGTISSQLKTRISHIPFCPVPYFTASILPDHPIITQPLTMADDDNITQHALVSSWFLGPRAENFQVLHDLFGTVLNHQAQARKTLYAGDPEFITEGMKELEDYQNSIKTLTSDVDKLSLELAAKSVPFWSPRYNAHMNMDVALSSIVGYMTAMMYNPNNVATEASPHTTKLEREVGQELARMLGYGTDSWGHITCDGSVANLEAIWAIRNLKFYPFSLKRAIEEGSLNFLAGAFEVKTSTGDAKLFTELSTWELLNLKPSTILEIPSTLAEQYSISSTFLQAALKPYLIQTTGKSVIEQKYGFEPGKFLISATKHYSWPKGGAISGIGSINFIDVDVDEEARMDTNDLRKRLKECVDAKIPIYGVVAIIGSTEHGACDPVAEIVKIRDELERDEGVSFAIHCDAAWGGYFAATLRERGDQDGFLPYVPAMPLQPYTVKQLRNLRHTESITIDPHKSGYINYPAGGLCYRDQRMRYLVTWTSPIVFHQGDALESMGVYGVEGSKPGAAATAAWLTHKTIGLHNDGYGRLLGEAVFSCTKLYCYWATMAPSPESESGADETQGEPDPEHESLKKSLVVVPLIRLPAEKAGESPEAIEAQKELIRNKILNRTNEELFEDKKTWKLLCELAGDLMINAFACNFKIGDDINQDVGEANYLNQWIFSQLSVSSDKDVVAARPLFLTSSVFGEEAYGRCLRTFKTRLGLDDGINLARGDLRFLVNVTMSPWPTSPDFMKTIVKDFRAVALEGIKRCIKRNKLSPDVHGFVMQGVDEIYLTHIPMFNMANHRWQLVITGDLPPDVVEYYKKLRSENPGVVYTLANMEKETLENLLKPGSSTKWRLDVEIPPPGAPPLKDNIELSNIRVIVKESMSYAALETTYPDKMPFYLYGNKNEVHLDHVLKASPNAQISHERVTLDLESDLSDEQLRKGIVAVLDDVFENSIQPLPLDNDTNRVLLESAGLSLTKGAVHSVSVYETYEQYKNGSAPITTGKVTIGETTFANWPAVNMDPADEEEEEHKHKH; from the exons ATGCCGAGTGGCAGCATGCTGAACTACGCTGGTATAAGAAGAGGCACCATTTCCAGCCAGCTCAAGACCAGAATCTCACACATTCCTTTCTGTCCTGTACCTTACTTCACAGCATCCATCCTACCTGatcatcccatcatcacacaGCCCTTGACCATGGcggacgacgacaacatAACCCAGCATGCTTTGGTCAGTTCCTGGTTCTTGGGCCCCAGGGCCGAGAATTTCCAGGTCCTTCACGATCTCTTTGGCACCGTCCTCAACCATCAAGCCCAGGCCAGAAAGACGCTCTATGCCGGAGACCCCGAGTTCATCACCGAAGGGATGAAGGAACTGGAAGACTACCAAAACAGCATCAAGACTTTGACATCTGATGTCGATAAACTTTCCCTCGAGTTGGCCGCAAAGTCGGTGCCGTTTTGGTCTCCCAGATACAATGCTCATATGAATATGGATGTTGCCCTTTCCAGCATTGTTGGCT ACATGACGGCCATGATGTACAATCCCAACAATGTGGCCACTGAGGCTAGCCCACACACGACCAAACTGGAGAGAGAGGTCGGACAGGAGCTTGCAAGAATGTTGGGATATGGAACAGATTCCTGGGGCCACATCACTTGT GATGGATCCGTCGCTAACCTTGAGGCTATCTGGGCGA TCCGCAACCTCAAGTTTTATCCCTTCTCTCTCAAACGAGCAATTGAAGAAGGATCCCTGAATTTTCTTGCTGGTGCGTTCGAAGTTAAAACCAGCACAGGGGACGCCAAGCTATTCACAGAGTTGTCCACCTGGGAGCTGCTGAATCTCAagccctccaccatccttgAGATACCGTCAACTCTGGCTGAGCAGTACTCCATCTCTTCAACTTTCTTGCAGGCTGCTCTCAAACCCTACCTCATTCAGACCACCGGAAAGAGCGTGATTGAGCAAAAGTATGGGTTTGAACCTGGGAAGTTCTTGATCAGTGCTACCAAGCATTATTCCTGGCCCAAGGGCGGAG CTATCTCTGGTATTGGCTCGATCAACTTTATCGACGTCGATGTAGACGAAGAGGCTCGCATGGACACCAACGACCTTCGAAAGCGCCTGAAGGAATGTGTTGACGCCAAGATCCCAATCTATGGCGTGGTAGCCATCATCGGCTCTACTGAGCACGGTGCCTGCGACCCCGTGGCTGAGATTGTCAAGATTCGCGACGAGTTGGAAAGGGACGAAGGCGTCTCCTTCGCCATTCACTGCGATGCCGCCTGGGGAGGCTATTTTGCTGCCACGCTCAGGGAGCGGGGGGACCAAGACGGTTTCCTTCCGTATGTACCCGCTATGCCCTTGCAGCCATATACTGTGAAGCAGCTTCGGAACCTCCGCCACACCGAGAGCATCACTATCGACCCGCACAA GTCTGGTTACATCAATTATCCCGCGGGCGGGCTCTGCTACCGTGACCAGCGTATGAGATACCTCGTTACCTGGACCAGCCCTATTGTTTTCCATCAAGGTGATGCTTTGGAAAGCATGGGTGTTTACGGTGTGGAGGGCAGCAAGCCAGGTGCAGCAGCGACTGCTGCATGGTTGACGCACAAAACGATAGGTCTGCACAATGATGGTTATGGCAGATTGCTGGGTGAGGCTGTTTTCTCCTGCACAAAG CTGTACTGTTATTGGGCCACCATGGCTCCGTCCCCAGAATCTGAATCCGGCGCAGATGAGACACAGGGGGAACCTGACCCCGAACATGAGTCACTCAAGAAATCCCTCGTCGTTGTTCCTCTCATTCGTCTTCCGGCGGAGAAGGCAGGCGAGTCACCGGAGGCTATTGAAGCCCAGAAGGAGCTGATCAGAAACAAGATCTTGAACCGGACCAACGAAGAGCTCttcgaggacaagaagacATGGAAGCTTTTATGTGAGCTGGCTGGCGACCTCATGATCAATGCGTTTGCGTGCAACTTCAAGATTGGGGACGACATCAATCAGGATGTG GGAGAAGCGAACTATCTCAACCAGTGGATCTTCTCACAGCTTTCCGTCTCGTCCGACAAGGATGTTGTGGCAGCGCGCCCCCTATTCCTGACCTCATCTGTATTCGGTGAAGAGGCTTATGGCAGATGCCTTCGTACTTTCAAGACCCGCCTGGGACTCGACGACGGTATCAACTTGGCCCGGGGCGACCTTCGATTCCTCGTCAATGTCACAATGAGCCCCTGGCCCACGAGTCCAGACTTTATGAAGACTATAGTCAAGGACTTCAGGGCAGTCGCGCTCGAAGGGATCAAACGCTGCATCAAGCGTAACAAGCTCAGTCCTGATGTTCATGGCTTCGTCATGCAAGGCGTGGATGAGATCTACCTCACACACATCCCCATGTTCAACATGGCCAACCACCGCTGGCAACTGGTCATCACGGGCGATCTCCCCCCGGATGTGGTGGAGTACTACAAGAAGCTGCGCAGCGAGAACCCAGGCGTGGTTTACACACTTGCCAACATGGAGAAAGAGACTCTGGAGAACCTGCTCAAACCAGGCAGCAGCACCAAATGGCGCCTGGACGTGGAGATACCCCCGCCGGGCGCACCGCCGCTCAAGGACAACATCGAGCTAAGCAACATCAGGGTCATAGTCAAGGAGTCCATGTCTTACGCCGCCTTAGAGACGACATACCCGGACAAGATGCCGTTCTACCTGTACGGTAACAAGAACGAGGTGCACCTCGATCACGTGCTGAAAGCCTCTCCCAACGCACAGATCAGCCACGAGCGGGTGACTCTTGACCTGGAGTCCGATCTGAGCGATGAGCAATTAAGGAAGGGGATAGTTGCGGTGTTGGACGATGTGTTTGAGAACAGCATCCAGCCTTT GCCCCTTGACAATGACACCAACCGCGTCCTCCTCGAATCGGCAGGCCTTTCCCTCACAAAGGGTGCTGTTCATAGCGTGTCTGTATACGAGACGTATGAGCAGTACAAGAATGGCTCGGCGCCCATCACTACGGGCAAGGTTACAATCGGGGAGACTACTTTTGCCAACTGGCCTGCTGTCAACATGGACCCtgcggacgaggaggaggaggaacacaAACACAAGCACTGA